The following proteins are co-located in the Haloplanus sp. HW8-1 genome:
- a CDS encoding alkaline phosphatase PhoX: MVDLTRRTLMATSTAAALGASVVGSGVASADVEESDTPGAPSVKGELKRFSTTAFGAEVTGPFVFEDGSLLYSLQHPNGTNPGKFGRAAVGYFGGFTFEFDGNNDDFPEVGIPDTEEKQRQVRSEAGDYEILIQGREPIQGGSERLGVPQTPDGDGLTEFAGSSGGYGGNPDCNQFVSTDEDGTEGFLFTNWENYPGCISRVPISQDENGEWSADVDSDMTLNLPNTEAFRDIGGTWVNCYGDLSPWETMISAEENYSHPRVSYTYTVSDIVESGTGVGKIGGCQFWNRPNPTGIGPAIEEYAANGDIEEAFTAQGYWSQGGIEKGAYYLGAEPVDQTDDGGNDLTPIGDGYPNPYRYGYFVDIRDPAADEPSPIKYWVMGRAAWEAPDIQGDRKTVYGCSDGDSKGIYKFVADEPIDSYANTDDIAGTLYAPKITNDAASVADSGTRNSPAQTPLEIEWIEMGHATNGEVASWIADYDDVTQIDYITAHTDYTEDDLGTNVAYSDAVKEADLTVLKSASGNQNYITNEEIVRWGEQYEANGPDGVDEELRRVPFLETRAAAKELGASIEFNKAEGVDSVDDSQPGDFVYFGISAFEDQLADDEGDIQMDRVSGGIVYRAELDPNYDVSRLEPVIVGPDFTDGPQDADDALRNIDNVYTMRDGRVLCCEDGFGGPARSYPNDGLYVFQPNVLVDVQSIAVGYGKTGEAVLEASSLPAGFSGVEVTVSVSNPDVASITGVEFPDALGLTESSISKDGSTVTIRVADTDRNVEAGGRDVPLATLTVRGDSTGTTDLGVEIGQMDDEEGNAIGAEARSGVLVTGPPTVTGGAAPTDPDGDGLYEDLNGNGRLDYEDIEILFSNFDADSVTMNASAYDFNENGQLDFDDVVDLYEEVN, translated from the coding sequence ATGGTCGATTTGACTCGACGAACCCTGATGGCGACGTCTACAGCCGCCGCTCTCGGTGCCAGCGTGGTGGGCTCCGGTGTGGCGAGTGCGGACGTCGAGGAATCGGACACGCCCGGCGCGCCGAGTGTCAAGGGCGAACTCAAGCGGTTCTCGACGACGGCGTTCGGGGCCGAAGTGACCGGGCCGTTCGTCTTCGAGGACGGCTCGCTCCTGTACAGTCTCCAGCATCCCAACGGGACGAATCCGGGGAAGTTCGGCCGCGCGGCGGTCGGCTACTTCGGCGGCTTCACCTTCGAGTTCGACGGCAACAACGACGACTTCCCGGAAGTCGGTATCCCCGACACGGAAGAGAAACAGCGGCAGGTGCGATCCGAAGCCGGCGATTACGAGATTCTGATCCAGGGTCGCGAGCCGATCCAGGGTGGCTCCGAGCGTCTCGGCGTCCCGCAGACGCCGGATGGGGATGGTCTCACGGAGTTCGCGGGATCGTCCGGCGGCTACGGTGGAAATCCGGACTGCAACCAGTTCGTCTCGACGGACGAGGACGGGACCGAGGGCTTCCTGTTCACCAACTGGGAGAACTACCCCGGCTGCATCTCGCGGGTTCCGATCAGCCAGGACGAGAACGGCGAGTGGAGCGCCGACGTCGACTCCGACATGACGCTCAACCTGCCGAACACGGAGGCCTTTCGCGACATCGGGGGCACATGGGTCAACTGTTACGGTGACCTCAGCCCGTGGGAGACGATGATCTCCGCCGAGGAGAACTACAGTCATCCGCGTGTCTCCTATACGTACACGGTAAGCGACATCGTGGAGTCGGGTACCGGCGTCGGCAAGATCGGCGGCTGTCAGTTCTGGAACCGGCCGAACCCGACGGGGATCGGCCCCGCGATCGAGGAGTACGCCGCGAACGGCGATATCGAGGAGGCCTTCACCGCGCAGGGCTACTGGTCCCAGGGCGGCATCGAGAAGGGGGCCTACTACCTCGGTGCGGAACCGGTCGACCAGACCGACGACGGCGGCAACGACCTGACGCCGATCGGCGACGGCTACCCGAATCCGTACCGCTACGGCTACTTCGTGGACATTCGGGATCCGGCCGCTGACGAGCCGAGCCCGATCAAGTACTGGGTGATGGGTCGGGCCGCCTGGGAGGCGCCCGACATCCAGGGCGACCGCAAGACGGTCTACGGCTGCTCGGACGGCGACAGCAAGGGCATCTACAAGTTCGTCGCCGACGAGCCGATCGACAGCTACGCGAATACGGACGACATCGCGGGGACGCTCTACGCCCCGAAGATCACGAACGACGCCGCCAGCGTCGCCGACTCCGGGACCCGGAACTCGCCGGCCCAGACGCCGCTCGAGATCGAGTGGATCGAGATGGGTCACGCCACGAACGGCGAGGTCGCGTCCTGGATCGCCGACTACGACGACGTCACGCAGATCGACTACATCACGGCCCACACCGACTACACCGAGGACGACCTCGGCACGAACGTCGCGTACAGCGACGCCGTCAAGGAGGCCGACCTCACCGTCCTCAAGAGCGCCAGCGGCAACCAGAACTACATCACGAACGAGGAAATCGTCCGCTGGGGCGAGCAGTACGAGGCCAACGGTCCCGACGGCGTCGACGAGGAGCTCCGCCGCGTCCCTTTCCTGGAAACCCGCGCGGCCGCGAAGGAACTCGGTGCCTCCATCGAGTTCAACAAGGCCGAGGGCGTCGACAGCGTCGACGACTCCCAGCCCGGCGACTTCGTCTACTTCGGTATCTCCGCGTTCGAGGACCAGCTCGCCGACGACGAGGGTGACATCCAGATGGACCGCGTCAGCGGTGGGATCGTCTACCGCGCCGAACTCGACCCGAACTACGACGTCTCGCGGCTCGAACCGGTCATCGTCGGTCCCGACTTCACCGACGGACCGCAGGACGCCGACGACGCGCTCCGCAACATCGACAACGTCTACACGATGCGCGACGGTCGTGTCCTGTGCTGTGAGGACGGCTTCGGCGGCCCGGCACGCTCCTACCCCAACGACGGCCTCTACGTCTTCCAGCCGAACGTCCTGGTGGACGTGCAGTCGATTGCCGTCGGCTACGGGAAGACCGGCGAGGCGGTCCTCGAAGCGTCGTCCCTTCCCGCCGGCTTCTCCGGTGTGGAAGTCACCGTCTCCGTCTCGAACCCCGACGTCGCCAGCATCACCGGCGTCGAGTTCCCCGATGCGCTCGGCCTCACCGAGAGCTCGATCAGCAAGGACGGGTCCACCGTGACCATCCGGGTCGCGGACACGGATCGGAACGTCGAGGCCGGCGGCCGCGACGTTCCGCTCGCCACCCTCACGGTGCGTGGCGACAGCACCGGGACGACCGACCTGGGGGTCGAGATCGGCCAGATGGACGACGAGGAGGGTAACGCCATCGGCGCCGAGGCCCGTTCGGGCGTCCTGGTCACCGGCCCGCCGACGGTCACGGGCGGGGCGGCGCCCACCGACCCCGACGGCGACGGCCTCTACGAGGACCTCAACGGTAACGGCCGCCTCGACTACGAGGACATCGAGATCCTGTTCAGCAACTTCGACGCCGACAGCGTCACCATGAACGCCTCGGCGTACGACTTCAACGAGAACGGTCAACTCGACTTCGACGACGTCGTCGACCTCTACGAGGAGGTCAACTGA
- the gatA gene encoding Asp-tRNA(Asn)/Glu-tRNA(Gln) amidotransferase subunit GatA codes for MSGDAFITETTIDGAADGPLADRTVAVKDNISTEGVRTTCGSEMLADYVPPYDATVVERLKGAGATLVGKTNMDEFGMGTTTETSAFGPTTNPVDESRVPGGSSGGSAAAVAAGEADAALGSDTGGSVRCPAAFCGVVGIKPTYGLVSRYGLVAYANSLEQIGPLAPTVEEAAEVLEVIAGPDERDATTREAGADANYASAADGDVDGLSIGVPTELIEGADERVVETFEDALADLEAQGAETHEVALPSVETAVQAYYVIAISEASSNLARFDGVRYGPGADVEGNWNESFARVREEGFGDEVKRRVLLGTYALSAGYHDKYYAKAQDARAWLKRDFDEALAEADVLASPTMPVLPFELGENLDDPLRMYLADANTVPVNLANLPAISVPAGRADGLPVGLQLIGPAFGERAIIRAASAVEG; via the coding sequence ATGAGCGGCGACGCGTTCATCACCGAGACGACGATCGACGGCGCCGCGGACGGGCCGCTGGCGGATCGGACCGTCGCCGTCAAGGACAACATCTCGACCGAGGGCGTCCGGACCACCTGTGGCTCCGAGATGCTCGCCGACTACGTCCCGCCCTACGACGCGACGGTGGTCGAACGGCTCAAGGGGGCGGGCGCGACGCTCGTCGGCAAGACCAACATGGACGAGTTCGGGATGGGGACGACCACCGAGACGTCGGCCTTCGGCCCGACGACGAACCCGGTCGACGAGTCCCGCGTCCCCGGCGGGTCGTCCGGGGGCAGCGCCGCGGCCGTCGCCGCCGGCGAGGCCGACGCCGCTCTCGGCAGCGACACTGGCGGATCGGTGCGCTGTCCCGCGGCGTTCTGTGGCGTCGTCGGCATCAAGCCAACCTACGGATTGGTCTCTCGATACGGCCTCGTCGCCTACGCCAACTCGCTGGAACAGATCGGACCGCTGGCGCCGACCGTCGAGGAGGCCGCCGAGGTGCTCGAAGTGATCGCCGGCCCCGACGAGCGCGACGCGACGACGCGGGAGGCGGGTGCCGACGCGAACTACGCCAGCGCCGCCGACGGCGACGTCGACGGCCTCTCGATCGGCGTCCCGACGGAACTGATCGAGGGCGCCGACGAGCGCGTCGTCGAGACGTTCGAGGACGCCCTCGCCGACCTCGAAGCGCAGGGTGCCGAAACTCACGAGGTGGCCCTGCCGTCGGTCGAAACCGCGGTGCAGGCGTACTACGTCATCGCCATATCCGAGGCGTCGTCGAACCTCGCGCGGTTCGACGGCGTGCGCTACGGTCCCGGAGCGGACGTCGAGGGCAACTGGAACGAGTCCTTCGCGCGGGTTCGCGAGGAGGGGTTCGGCGACGAGGTGAAACGGCGGGTGCTGCTCGGCACCTACGCCCTCTCGGCCGGCTACCACGACAAGTACTACGCGAAGGCCCAGGACGCTCGCGCATGGCTGAAGCGGGACTTCGACGAGGCGCTCGCCGAGGCCGACGTGCTGGCATCGCCGACGATGCCCGTCCTCCCGTTCGAACTCGGCGAGAACCTGGACGATCCGCTCCGGATGTACCTGGCGGACGCCAACACCGTCCCCGTGAACCTCGCCAACCTGCCCGCCATCTCCGTGCCCGCGGGACGGGCCGACGGCCTCCCCGTCGGTCTCCAGTTGATCGGCCCGGCGTTCGGCGAGCGAGCGATCATCCGGGCGGCAAGCGCTGTCGAGGGCTGA
- the gatC gene encoding Asp-tRNA(Asn)/Glu-tRNA(Gln) amidotransferase subunit GatC, with protein MSETPVDPDEVRHVADLARIDLKEDEVDRFAVQFSEVLSYFDALDDVPEVDAEAELVNVMRDDEVHEGLTQTEALQNAPESEDGYFKGPNVS; from the coding sequence ATGAGTGAGACGCCCGTCGATCCCGACGAAGTCCGCCACGTCGCGGACCTGGCCCGGATCGACCTGAAAGAGGACGAGGTGGATCGGTTCGCCGTGCAGTTCTCCGAGGTTCTCTCCTACTTCGACGCCCTCGACGACGTCCCGGAAGTGGACGCCGAGGCGGAACTGGTGAACGTCATGCGGGACGACGAGGTGCACGAGGGACTCACCCAGACGGAGGCGCTGCAGAACGCCCCCGAGTCGGAGGACGGCTACTTCAAGGGGCCGAACGTCTCATGA
- the trpB gene encoding tryptophan synthase subunit beta, with protein MVDGTFDGYGGRHVPDALEEPLEHLAAAYDEVAPTESFQSDLRDRLETFAGRPTPLYHARNLSERYGADIYLKREDLLHGGAHKINNTLGQALLAKRAGKERLIAETGAGQHGTATAMAGALLDLDTEIYMGKKDVERQKMNVFRMRLMGATVNEVTRGGAGLADAVDVALEDMAANIEDTHYLVGSVVGPDPFPRMVREFQSVIGEEARQQMLDRTGSLPDAAVACVGGGSNAIGLFHPLRDDDVAFYGAEGGGEGEGSGRHAAPLAEGEDEVIHGMKTRVIGDDTEVHSVSAGLDYPGVGPEHAMFRAMGRAEYTAVTDDEALGAFRELAETEGIIPALESSHGVALAIRLAEESDHDSILVNLSGRGDKDMETAAEHFDL; from the coding sequence ATGGTCGACGGTACCTTCGACGGCTACGGTGGCCGTCACGTTCCCGACGCGCTCGAGGAACCTCTCGAACATCTCGCGGCCGCCTACGACGAGGTGGCACCCACGGAGTCGTTCCAGTCTGACCTCCGGGACCGCCTGGAGACGTTCGCCGGACGCCCCACGCCCCTCTATCACGCCCGCAATCTCAGCGAGCGCTACGGCGCCGACATCTACCTCAAGCGGGAGGACCTGCTCCACGGCGGCGCCCACAAGATCAACAACACGCTCGGGCAGGCGCTCCTCGCGAAGCGGGCGGGCAAGGAGCGCCTCATCGCCGAGACCGGCGCGGGACAACACGGCACGGCGACGGCGATGGCGGGCGCCCTCCTCGATCTCGACACCGAGATCTACATGGGGAAAAAGGACGTCGAGCGCCAGAAGATGAACGTCTTCCGGATGCGGCTGATGGGCGCGACGGTCAACGAGGTGACCCGCGGTGGGGCCGGCCTCGCCGATGCCGTCGACGTCGCACTGGAGGACATGGCCGCGAACATCGAGGACACGCACTACCTCGTCGGCAGCGTCGTCGGCCCCGATCCGTTTCCCCGGATGGTCCGGGAGTTCCAGTCCGTCATCGGCGAGGAGGCGCGCCAGCAGATGCTCGACCGGACCGGCTCTCTCCCCGACGCGGCCGTCGCCTGCGTCGGCGGCGGGTCGAACGCCATCGGCCTGTTCCACCCGCTTCGCGACGACGACGTCGCCTTCTACGGCGCCGAGGGCGGCGGCGAGGGCGAGGGCTCCGGCCGCCACGCCGCTCCCCTCGCCGAGGGCGAAGACGAGGTCATCCACGGCATGAAAACGCGCGTGATCGGCGACGACACCGAGGTTCACTCCGTGTCGGCGGGGCTGGACTACCCCGGTGTCGGCCCCGAACACGCCATGTTCCGCGCGATGGGCCGGGCCGAGTACACCGCCGTCACCGACGACGAGGCACTCGGTGCCTTCCGGGAACTCGCCGAGACGGAGGGGATCATTCCCGCTCTCGAATCGAGTCACGGCGTGGCGCTGGCGATCCGACTCGCCGAGGAGAGCGACCACGACAGCATCCTCGTGAACCTCTCGGGCCGCGGCGACAAGGACATGGAGACGGCGGCGGAACACTTCGATCTGTAG
- a CDS encoding GlcG/HbpS family heme-binding protein, translated as MVQSITLDTAKELIDAAERKAEEIDNPMVITVANSEGNLVAQHRMDDAWLASVSISRNKAYTSAALDMPTHELAEPSEPGNSLYGLQTTDEGRIVIFGGGYPLLDESGDVVGAFGVSGGAVEQDMEVAQAGVSRWEEIRGG; from the coding sequence ATGGTTCAATCCATCACCCTTGACACGGCGAAAGAATTGATCGACGCGGCCGAACGGAAGGCCGAGGAAATCGACAACCCGATGGTCATCACCGTCGCGAACAGCGAGGGGAACCTCGTCGCGCAGCATCGGATGGACGACGCATGGCTCGCGTCCGTCTCCATCTCGCGGAACAAGGCCTATACATCGGCTGCGCTAGACATGCCTACGCACGAACTCGCCGAACCCTCCGAACCCGGCAACTCCCTGTACGGGCTCCAGACGACTGACGAGGGACGGATCGTCATTTTCGGTGGCGGCTACCCGCTGCTGGACGAGTCGGGGGACGTGGTCGGCGCGTTCGGCGTGTCCGGCGGCGCCGTCGAGCAGGACATGGAAGTCGCGCAAGCCGGCGTGAGCCGCTGGGAAGAAATCCGAGGTGGATGA
- a CDS encoding glutathione-independent formaldehyde dehydrogenase, with product MNAVVYKGPHEVAIEEVDEPQIEHPNDVVIDITTTCICGSDLHMYEGRTAAEPGIVFGHENMGIVEEVGEAVSSLEVGDRVVAPFNVACGHCENCENGYTGFCTNVNPGFAGGAYGYVAMGPYKGGQAEKLRIPYADFNALKLPEGDEHEDAFALLADIFPTGWHGTELANLEPGDSVAVYGAGPVGLMAAYSAKIKGAAEIYVVDRVPSRLDLAEEHCDATPINFEEGDPVEQIKDVHGGGVDKGVDAVGYQAVDPDKEGDSAYDPARENPAVVINNLIRTVKPTGELGIPGLYVPEDPGAPDDMAAQGRLGIDFGLLFEKGQALGTGQCNVKEYNRELRDLIIEGRADPSWVVSHRVDLEEAPEMYEAFDNREEGVTKVLLEP from the coding sequence ATGAACGCGGTGGTCTACAAGGGACCACACGAAGTGGCGATCGAAGAGGTCGACGAACCGCAGATCGAACACCCCAACGACGTCGTCATCGACATCACGACGACGTGCATCTGTGGCTCAGACCTCCACATGTACGAGGGGCGGACGGCCGCGGAGCCGGGCATCGTCTTCGGGCACGAGAACATGGGTATCGTCGAGGAAGTCGGCGAGGCGGTGTCGAGTCTCGAGGTCGGCGACCGCGTCGTCGCCCCGTTCAACGTCGCCTGTGGACACTGTGAGAACTGCGAGAACGGTTACACCGGCTTCTGTACGAACGTCAACCCCGGCTTCGCCGGCGGCGCGTACGGCTACGTCGCGATGGGACCGTACAAGGGGGGACAGGCGGAGAAACTCCGCATCCCATACGCGGATTTCAACGCGCTGAAACTGCCCGAGGGCGACGAACACGAGGACGCGTTCGCGCTCCTCGCGGACATCTTCCCCACGGGGTGGCACGGGACCGAACTCGCCAACCTCGAACCCGGCGACTCGGTGGCGGTCTACGGCGCGGGACCGGTCGGCCTGATGGCGGCCTACAGCGCGAAAATCAAGGGCGCGGCCGAAATCTACGTCGTCGACCGCGTGCCGAGCCGACTCGATCTCGCCGAGGAACACTGCGACGCGACGCCGATCAACTTCGAGGAGGGCGACCCGGTCGAGCAGATCAAGGACGTGCACGGCGGCGGCGTCGACAAGGGCGTCGACGCGGTCGGCTACCAGGCCGTCGACCCGGACAAGGAGGGTGACTCCGCGTACGATCCGGCCCGCGAGAACCCCGCCGTCGTCATCAACAACCTGATTCGGACGGTCAAGCCGACGGGCGAACTCGGGATTCCGGGGCTCTACGTGCCGGAAGACCCGGGCGCACCCGACGACATGGCCGCGCAGGGTCGACTCGGCATCGACTTCGGTCTCCTGTTCGAGAAGGGACAGGCGCTCGGCACCGGCCAGTGTAACGTCAAGGAGTACAACCGCGAACTCCGTGACCTGATCATCGAGGGCCGGGCCGATCCCAGTTGGGTCGTCTCGCACCGCGTCGACCTCGAGGAGGCACCCGAGATGTACGAGGCCTTCGACAACCGCGAAGAGGGCGTGACGAAAGTGCTGTTGGAGCCGTAA
- a CDS encoding CobW family GTP-binding protein, whose amino-acid sequence MTPPIPTTVISGPLGAGKTTLVNRLLSDPGDRRIAVLVNDMGELNVDAELLSGETDDGVIDLSNGCICCRLGDDLVTEVARLAEERTFDYLVIEASGISEPIPIARTLTEGTDGTDPPKDVRLDTTVSVVDAYGFWKAFDPAESLPDAAPDPERPLTEVLVDQVEFCDVLLLNKCDMVPDEELDAVEAAIRELQPRAELRRTTYSEVDPDAVLGTGLFDFEEARRRQGWKRALAEAEGDGHDHDHDHRPAAAAHGVESFVYRRERPFDADRLDTWLDEWEGDVVRLKGFAWVASRPETVLGVSQAGPAVQAGPIGEWGGDDPATRLVIIGRHLDADAITAALDDCLANESVEPGGAETDPFPREA is encoded by the coding sequence ATGACACCTCCGATTCCCACGACGGTCATCAGCGGCCCGCTCGGCGCCGGGAAAACGACGCTGGTCAACCGCCTCCTGAGCGATCCGGGGGACCGCCGCATCGCCGTCCTCGTCAACGACATGGGTGAACTGAACGTCGACGCCGAACTGCTGTCTGGGGAGACCGACGACGGCGTGATCGACCTCTCGAACGGCTGTATCTGCTGTCGTCTCGGAGATGACCTCGTGACGGAGGTGGCCCGACTGGCCGAGGAACGGACCTTCGACTATCTCGTGATCGAAGCCTCCGGTATCAGCGAACCCATCCCCATCGCCCGGACGCTGACCGAGGGCACCGACGGGACCGACCCGCCCAAGGACGTCCGCCTCGACACCACCGTTTCCGTGGTCGACGCCTACGGGTTCTGGAAGGCGTTCGACCCGGCCGAGTCGCTCCCGGACGCGGCACCCGATCCCGAACGTCCACTGACCGAGGTGCTCGTCGACCAGGTCGAGTTCTGTGACGTGCTCCTGTTGAACAAGTGTGACATGGTTCCGGACGAGGAACTCGACGCGGTCGAGGCGGCGATCAGGGAGCTTCAGCCCCGAGCGGAGCTTCGCCGGACGACCTACTCCGAGGTCGACCCAGACGCGGTTCTCGGGACCGGCCTGTTCGACTTCGAGGAAGCCCGGCGACGGCAGGGTTGGAAGCGAGCACTCGCCGAGGCAGAGGGCGACGGTCACGACCACGACCACGACCACCGACCCGCGGCCGCCGCCCACGGCGTGGAGTCGTTCGTCTACCGCCGGGAGCGGCCGTTCGACGCCGACCGCCTCGACACCTGGCTCGACGAGTGGGAGGGCGACGTGGTCCGGCTGAAGGGGTTCGCATGGGTCGCGAGCCGTCCCGAAACCGTCCTCGGCGTGAGCCAGGCCGGTCCCGCCGTTCAGGCCGGACCGATCGGCGAGTGGGGTGGGGACGATCCGGCGACGCGGCTCGTGATCATCGGCCGTCACCTCGACGCCGACGCGATCACGGCCGCCCTCGACGACTGCCTGGCCAACGAGTCCGTCGAACCAGGCGGGGCCGAGACCGACCCGTTCCCCCGCGAGGCCTAG
- a CDS encoding transcription initiation factor IIB — MTDSVRGYTTERSRARASEDEAESTDGDSEQLRCPECGGQLATDTEHGETVCADCGLVVEEDEIDHGPEWRAFDSKEKDQKSRVGAPTTQMMHDKGLSTNIGWQDKDAYGKTLSSRQREKMQRLRTWNERFRTRDSKERNLKQALGEIDRMASALGLPENVRETASVIYRRALADDLLPGRSIEGVATSALYAAARQAGTPRSLDEIATVSRVDKDEIARTYRYVVRELGLEIQPADPEQYVPRFASELDLSDESERRARDLLKTAKDQGVHSGKSPVGLAAAAIYAAALLTNEKVTQSEVSEVANISEVTIRNRYHELLEAEEQIQVP, encoded by the coding sequence ATGACCGATAGCGTACGCGGTTACACGACCGAACGCTCGCGCGCGCGTGCGAGCGAGGACGAGGCCGAGAGTACCGACGGGGACAGCGAGCAGTTGCGCTGTCCGGAGTGTGGGGGCCAGCTCGCCACGGACACGGAACACGGCGAGACGGTGTGTGCGGACTGTGGCCTCGTGGTCGAGGAAGACGAGATCGACCACGGCCCCGAGTGGCGCGCCTTCGACTCCAAGGAGAAAGACCAGAAATCGCGGGTCGGCGCGCCGACGACCCAGATGATGCACGACAAGGGGCTGTCGACCAACATCGGCTGGCAGGACAAGGACGCCTACGGGAAGACCCTCTCCTCGCGCCAGCGCGAGAAGATGCAGCGCCTGCGCACCTGGAACGAGCGATTCCGGACCAGGGATTCGAAGGAGCGCAACCTGAAGCAGGCGCTGGGCGAGATCGATCGGATGGCCTCCGCACTCGGCCTGCCCGAGAACGTCCGCGAGACGGCGTCGGTGATCTACCGCCGCGCCCTCGCCGACGACCTCCTGCCCGGGCGCTCGATCGAGGGAGTCGCGACCAGCGCGCTGTACGCGGCCGCCCGCCAGGCCGGCACTCCGCGGTCGCTGGACGAAATCGCCACCGTCTCCCGCGTCGACAAGGACGAGATCGCCCGCACGTACCGCTATGTCGTCCGCGAACTGGGACTCGAGATCCAGCCCGCGGACCCCGAGCAGTACGTTCCCCGCTTCGCCTCCGAACTCGACCTCTCCGACGAGTCGGAACGCCGTGCCCGCGACCTGCTGAAGACCGCGAAGGATCAGGGCGTCCACAGCGGCAAGAGTCCGGTCGGCCTCGCGGCCGCCGCCATCTACGCCGCCGCCCTCCTCACCAACGAGAAGGTGACCCAGAGCGAAGTGAGCGAGGTGGCCAACATCAGTGAGGTCACCATCCGCAATCGCTACCACGAACTCCTCGAAGCCGAAGAACAGATTCAGGTCCCGTAG
- a CDS encoding NUDIX hydrolase: METTRHFTASIYLVADGAVALHEHPRLGLRLPPGGHVDRGELPHEAALREAREETGLDPRLLTDHAEVSSPTARAVPRPRHLMLADVNVCDGEVGHQHVDHVYYATVESRAIDPEPGEPGPAAWTWYDRPALREAAVDPDVRELGREAIGVAAAADG, from the coding sequence ATGGAGACGACCCGACATTTCACGGCGTCGATCTATCTCGTCGCCGACGGGGCGGTCGCGCTCCACGAGCATCCGCGTCTCGGCCTGCGACTGCCACCCGGCGGCCACGTCGACCGCGGGGAACTCCCCCACGAGGCGGCACTCCGGGAAGCACGGGAGGAAACGGGACTGGATCCGCGGCTCCTCACGGACCACGCCGAGGTGTCCTCGCCGACGGCCCGGGCGGTCCCCCGGCCCCGCCACCTGATGCTGGCGGACGTGAACGTCTGCGACGGCGAGGTGGGCCACCAGCACGTGGATCACGTCTACTACGCGACGGTCGAATCGCGGGCGATCGATCCCGAACCGGGCGAACCCGGGCCGGCGGCGTGGACGTGGTACGACCGGCCGGCGCTCCGCGAGGCGGCCGTCGACCCCGACGTGCGCGAACTGGGCCGGGAGGCAATCGGGGTGGCCGCCGCGGCCGACGGCTAA
- a CDS encoding asparagine synthase C-terminal domain-containing protein has product MRGADPETVRRALESGEPFPGTAGFAGRLDGRLVRDVLGRQPLFGTPADWGFSPADVSATAPTPVPPGHVRERVDGELVDRRRWSLPDPPVADDTEAVEAVERAVHGAVTGVDDGSLAVAFSGGVDSALVAAGVPDAPCYVAGFPEAHDVAAAREAAAAMDRELRVVELTHADMERAVPRVVAATGRTNAMDVAIALPLYLVAERVAADGVDRLAVGQGADELFGGYAKVVDPAADDRVAATTVRGATRETIRSLPDQLARDALTLRAAGVEPVTPLVADRVVTAALPLPGHLLATPDERKIALRRAAAGWLPDDVVTADKKALQYGSLVSRELDRLARQAGFKRRMDRHVDRYVESLID; this is encoded by the coding sequence ATCCGGGGAGCCGACCCCGAGACGGTCCGCCGTGCCCTCGAATCCGGCGAGCCGTTTCCCGGCACCGCCGGCTTCGCCGGACGCCTCGACGGTCGTCTCGTCCGCGACGTCCTCGGGCGGCAACCGCTGTTCGGAACGCCGGCGGACTGGGGGTTCTCGCCCGCGGACGTGAGCGCCACAGCGCCGACGCCCGTGCCCCCCGGCCACGTCCGCGAACGGGTCGACGGCGAACTCGTCGACCGTCGGCGCTGGTCGCTCCCCGACCCCCCCGTCGCGGACGACACGGAGGCCGTCGAGGCAGTCGAACGCGCCGTCCACGGCGCCGTGACCGGCGTGGACGACGGCAGCCTCGCCGTCGCCTTCTCCGGCGGTGTCGACTCCGCGCTGGTCGCCGCCGGCGTCCCGGACGCACCCTGTTACGTCGCCGGCTTCCCCGAAGCTCACGACGTGGCCGCGGCACGGGAGGCGGCCGCCGCGATGGATCGGGAGCTTCGGGTCGTCGAACTCACACACGCCGATATGGAGCGGGCGGTCCCCCGCGTGGTCGCGGCCACCGGCCGCACGAACGCGATGGACGTCGCCATCGCCCTGCCGCTGTATCTCGTCGCCGAGCGCGTCGCCGCCGACGGCGTCGACCGCCTCGCGGTCGGCCAGGGGGCCGACGAACTGTTCGGCGGGTACGCGAAGGTGGTCGATCCGGCCGCCGACGACCGGGTCGCGGCCACGACCGTTCGGGGGGCGACCAGGGAGACGATCCGATCGCTGCCCGACCAGTTGGCGCGCGACGCACTCACGCTCCGGGCCGCAGGGGTCGAGCCCGTGACGCCGCTGGTGGCCGACCGGGTCGTCACGGCGGCGCTCCCCCTTCCTGGCCACCTCCTCGCGACACCCGACGAGCGAAAGATCGCACTCCGGCGGGCGGCCGCAGGCTGGCTCCCCGACGACGTCGTCACCGCCGATAAGAAGGCCCTCCAGTACGGGAGCCTGGTGTCGCGCGAACTCGATCGCCTCGCTCGGCAGGCCGGGTTCAAGCGCCGGATGGACCGGCACGTGGATCGGTACGTCGAGTCGCTGATCGATTAG